In Micromonospora purpureochromogenes, a single window of DNA contains:
- a CDS encoding 4'-phosphopantetheinyl transferase family protein encodes MGELPVSGRDTVHVWVDAAPGGRPEVARRLLRRAGCALLGRAEREVGVGRRPDGRPWVRAGAVSLPVSVSHAEGVVVVAARRTGPVGVDVERRRPLPALALAHRWYAPPEAAWLGDLPDAARIEAFLLLWTAKEAVGKALGRGLRAGGLRRLMPVPEHPRQLLRPLPDRAGVRVGHPECGAGLVLAVAVGAAGADPVGRGQVEVSVVFE; translated from the coding sequence GTGGGCGAGCTACCGGTGTCCGGTCGGGACACCGTGCACGTGTGGGTGGACGCTGCCCCCGGCGGTCGGCCGGAGGTGGCGCGCCGGCTGCTGCGGCGGGCGGGGTGCGCGCTGCTCGGCCGGGCGGAACGGGAGGTCGGGGTGGGCCGCCGGCCCGACGGGCGGCCCTGGGTGCGGGCCGGCGCCGTGTCGCTGCCGGTCAGCGTCAGCCACGCCGAGGGCGTGGTGGTGGTCGCCGCCCGGCGGACCGGTCCGGTCGGGGTGGACGTCGAGCGGCGTCGTCCGCTGCCCGCCCTGGCGCTGGCTCACCGCTGGTACGCCCCGCCCGAGGCGGCCTGGCTGGGCGACCTGCCGGACGCCGCCCGGATCGAGGCGTTCCTGCTGCTCTGGACGGCCAAGGAGGCGGTCGGCAAGGCGCTGGGCCGGGGGCTGCGCGCCGGTGGCCTGCGCCGGCTGATGCCGGTGCCCGAGCACCCGCGCCAGCTGCTGCGCCCGCTGCCCGACCGGGCCGGCGTCCGGGTCGGCCACCCGGAATGCGGTGCCGGGCTGGTGTTGGCGGTCGCCGTCGGCGCGGCCGGGGCGGATCCGGTCGGCCGAGGCCAGGTCGAGGTGTCGGTGGTGTTCGAGTAG
- a CDS encoding acyl carrier protein — protein sequence MRDEVRTFVIEQLEDMNYDVEGIDDETTLGPSGVDLESLALADLSVRVEDRYGLTFADDESEKLALMTVGEFTRMVADRVAGSTSDNR from the coding sequence ATGCGAGACGAGGTCCGCACCTTCGTCATCGAGCAGCTCGAGGACATGAACTACGACGTCGAGGGGATCGACGACGAGACCACCCTCGGCCCGTCCGGGGTCGACCTGGAGTCCCTGGCCCTGGCCGACCTGTCCGTCCGCGTCGAGGACCGGTACGGCCTGACGTTCGCCGACGACGAGTCGGAGAAGCTGGCCCTGATGACGGTCGGCGAGTTCACCCGCATGGTCGCCGACCGGGTCGCCGGGTCGACCAGCGACAACCGCTGA
- a CDS encoding beta-ketoacyl-[acyl-carrier-protein] synthase family protein: MVERGPVPIVGSYAVSALGRGVDAQLAGVLAGTPAFRPVRRFDTTGRRVTVAATLPDVGTLPDELADAIDAACRAAGLDAAIRAESALLLATHGGPLSQPVAFADDRPLTGPDAGAASGAEVEVPALAGHLARRCGLGGPARVYTSACVSASTAVADAATMIGRGGVARVVVAAGYLVEPDQFALFDAGRALAADGAVRPFSAGRQGLLLGDGVAAVVLESAGAARRRGVTPVATVCGWGRAGDAYHPCQPDPQGRGLARAVEAALRRAGLDAAAVGYVNANATGTGFSDASEAAALRLALGDLAGRVPVSSTKSVHGHALEASGLLELVVTVQALRDGKLPVNAGWLGPDEACPLDVVIDAPRPVGTPYALSLNAAFGGADTALLVAAP, encoded by the coding sequence ATGGTTGAGCGGGGGCCCGTACCGATCGTCGGCAGCTACGCCGTCAGCGCCCTGGGCAGGGGCGTCGACGCGCAGCTCGCCGGGGTGCTCGCCGGCACGCCGGCGTTCCGGCCGGTACGTCGCTTCGACACCACGGGCCGCCGGGTGACCGTCGCGGCCACCCTGCCCGACGTCGGGACCCTGCCCGACGAGCTGGCCGACGCGATCGACGCGGCCTGCCGGGCCGCCGGCCTGGACGCGGCGATCCGGGCGGAGTCGGCCCTGCTGCTGGCCACCCACGGCGGGCCGCTGTCCCAGCCCGTCGCCTTCGCCGACGATCGTCCGCTCACCGGACCCGACGCTGGGGCCGCGAGCGGCGCCGAGGTCGAGGTGCCCGCGCTCGCCGGGCACCTGGCCCGCCGGTGCGGCCTCGGGGGGCCCGCCCGGGTCTACACCAGCGCCTGCGTCTCGGCGAGCACGGCGGTCGCGGACGCGGCCACGATGATCGGCCGGGGCGGCGTCGCACGGGTGGTGGTCGCCGCCGGCTACCTGGTCGAACCGGACCAGTTCGCGCTCTTCGACGCCGGCCGGGCGCTCGCCGCCGACGGGGCGGTCCGCCCGTTCAGCGCCGGCCGGCAGGGGCTGCTGCTCGGCGACGGGGTGGCCGCGGTGGTGCTGGAGTCCGCCGGGGCGGCCCGTCGCCGGGGCGTCACGCCGGTCGCCACGGTGTGCGGGTGGGGTCGGGCCGGCGACGCGTACCACCCGTGCCAGCCGGACCCGCAGGGGCGGGGACTGGCGCGGGCGGTGGAGGCGGCCCTGCGCCGGGCGGGGCTGGACGCGGCGGCGGTGGGCTACGTCAACGCCAACGCCACCGGCACCGGGTTCAGCGACGCCTCCGAGGCGGCCGCGTTGCGGCTGGCGCTCGGCGACCTCGCCGGCCGGGTGCCGGTCAGCTCCACCAAGTCGGTGCACGGGCACGCGCTGGAGGCCTCCGGCCTGCTCGAACTGGTGGTCACCGTGCAGGCGCTGCGGGACGGGAAACTGCCGGTCAACGCCGGCTGGCTGGGCCCCGACGAGGCCTGCCCGCTGGACGTGGTGATCGACGCGCCCCGGCCGGTCGGCACCCCGTACGCGCTCAGCCTCAACGCCGCCTTCGGCGGGGCCGACACCGCGCTGCTGGTGGCGGCCCCGTGA